DNA sequence from the Vicia villosa cultivar HV-30 ecotype Madison, WI linkage group LG3, Vvil1.0, whole genome shotgun sequence genome:
TATGCTAAAAACTGAAAGCAATTTTCTCGAAGATCATGCTGAAGGTTTGCGATCCGCCTTCCTGTCAAACGTCACATATACTTCCTGCCACTAACGTGGTGTTCACCGTGGCGACATTGAAGATACGACAAGTTCATATTTACTATCGAACATATATTTGGTGCTGAAGCCCCTTCTATCGGTATCGAAGATGAGTTAAATCATATTTACTATCGGACATATATTTGGTGAAGGAGAAAATAGTCAAACATAATTAATTAGAAATtttccctcccctccatctaccctgAAGCACCCTTAATACTTgtcattcttttcttttgttttgaatGGAAGTTGATTTCAAGAGAAATTGCTTGTCTCTTGGCTGGAGTTACAAAGGAGGAAGAGTATATCCACATTTCAAAATCTAAATCTTAAAAGGGTTTATCAGGAGATTGAAATCCAGGTTGTTTTTGGTACAAATGGGCCTCACTTCACTGATAAAGTGATTTTGTTGTAAAATGGACACGTCTAAATTCAATTGTTGCTTTGCATGCCCTGGCTAGTATGATGATAATATATTGTCTTCACTGTTAATATTGTGAAACCATAAGTCTGTGAGCTTAGTGAGTTAGCTTCTACTGTCTAACAAGCGCTGCTACCATAGTAATGATGCAGGTAGTGGAAATTTGCTTACAGTCAGATATCAGATATACTGAATGCATCATGCTGTGTGTAATGGTTTTTGGAGATATAATACATGATTTACATCATAACATGACAATAAAACATACAAGGATCGACATGATATCTTCTCTATTTTGGCCACGTCCATGTTGAAGTTAGGGTGCGTTTGATTGATTTCTAAAATATGAAGTACAGTACAAGACAACTTTTTATATTGTACTGTGTTTAATGGTCAATGCAGGAGTATTGAATAATGAAGCCTCTTAATAAGAAGTGATGTCGTCACTATCATAAGTTTCCAACATCAAAAGTATTTAACATATATAGCCACCACATAATGAACTTGCAATAGAACTTGCTAAACAATAACCAATCCACAGTATGTTAGGTTCTAAAACAATAAAATTGGACTTGTGACAGTTTCATCTACGGCAGCATAATGTAATAGAACTATTACACGACACAGCGGTAGGTTACCAGAGAATTGAACATCTCGCCACTGTGAGTGATCTTGACAACTTGTCCTTTTTCCAGCCCATAGTAGCTAGCTATGGCATCAGTTCTTAGCATGAGAGGTAACTAAAAAGAGCAACAAAAATGAGCAAAAATTACTGGTATAATCAATTAAAAGCTTTGTTTTTACTACAGTATTACGCTTTCAGCGTTAAAATAATCAGAATTCTATACAATTCGACACAAACCCTCACCCCTAAAGTTTAACCATAACTTTTCTCATTTTTCCTTAACcagaatttcattttttttctcactTTCAATGAAAACTACAATCAAAATGAATAATTACTGCATAGTGCTAGCAAGTTATAGACAGCCAATAAGCATGTTTACAAACTTTACCTGGTTCGCTTCCACCTTATGCTTCCTGAGCAGTTCTTGCTTCTCATCAGCAGTCAGTATCTCATACTTTGGCTGCAGCACATGCTTTGTTACATTGACCACCAAGTCAGCCAACTACAAACAAAGTACCATGGGGGTAATATCAgttgcaatttttttaataaaaatcttaAATCATGCAATATGAACTTAACAAACTAGGAATCTTACAGCTAATCTATAACTTAGAAATGAAAATATCATTGGATGAGCTCTGTAGTGAGTATGCATCTAGACACCATGCTAATTTGGTCATACATGAGCTGAAGTTAGCAAGTTTAATCCCAAATGTAAAGCAGGAAACAAGATAACGTCCTTTTGTTTCAGTCCTTGGTTGAacaatgcaaaaataaaatatttatagctTTGGACCTATCCCAAGATATACTTGAATAAGCCAAGTTACTGCCCTCATAGGTGATGTGATCAAAGCAAAAGCTCAAGTCAATTTATATGTCTTACATTTTCAGAAAGAGGTACTAGTATTAGATATGTTCCTAGTTCAATATACTATAAATAAGATtacaagaagagctaaaccactAAATTTGGTTTATTTACTCTGTACAGCAATATATAGATTAAAAGTTGAACATTTATGGAGGGGCTAACTTACTTTTATAATCTCAACTTTACATTGACAGGTTTCCAAATCTTTACGTGCATACGGAGTCATTTTGCTTTGCACAATAAGTATCAGCCTACTCAGATTTTCTCTGTCAACAATCTGGCTATATATTTCCAtcaatgtttttttctttatatctTCATTTCCTCTGAACATAACCTGCACCTGTGCAGCAGAATATCAAAAACAACTTTGTGGATATAAAAAGCTTCGCTCATGCTATGCAATTAGGTAACAAAGGATTATAACACACAAACGGTTAAAGTCATTCCATGGGAAAAACATAAGATGCAGCTGATCTTGAATGTAAGTGTAAGTTTTTTAATCTTGAAGAATCAGCTTTATTACCTACACAAATGAAATTCATGAAAAAAGGGGGGGCGGGAGAGTTTTATGTCTCCCAAAACTTGATGAAAGGAATCAAAACTAGGCTTAGTATTTAAGAAATTTGTGCATGCCCAATATATAAATTGGAAAGAGATGAAAACAACAGTTAAAAGATAATTCAACAGTCAAGGTTAGTTATTGGGTCTTGGATGGAGTGGTTAGATATATACTATGCACTCTCATTCAATATTCTAGAACAATGTCAAAACATATTGGTAAAAATATTCTGGCTGTCTTATATTTTTCATCAATAATTGATTTATAAGCCAAAACAGAGAACGAACTTTATAGCAAAATGGAGAAAACCCAGAATATTATTCTACATAATGTCAGAGACTTCTCAAGATACCATTAAACTGTAAACTTTTTTTACTGAAAAAATAATACTAACAGAAGATGCTGTTACTTTATCTATATCAATAATCAAATAGAAGAACAATAATGTATAAAAACGTTTATGAAGGACTGAAGTCTGAAATGAAACCCACACGAAGATAATAGAAGTGATTATATGATATGCAGTGTCGTGTTGGTGTCGCAACACATGTCAAACTAAACTAGTTGAAAAGTAAAGAAACTAATCATATTCAGAAGCACATAAACATTGTGTGACTATCCAAATACATCTACAATTTAGAGGCAAGCTCTGCAACGAAACCTTCATATGTTTGAAAAAGTACTCCAAAAACCTCCCAATGTATGGAACAACACCCCGAACAGGACACTGACACGGCTATACTggcaataatttataaaaatgaataaaCTGAATGTAATCACAAATTTGTaagaatgaataaattaaacgtaatcacaagtTTCGGTATAGGTGTCTAACACACACCGACACTTTTTTTTTCCAGAAGTGTCGGTGGTACATAGTGCCTAATTCCCACCAAATCACCAATATAGGGCAGGGCCTACAGAAACAAACTCATGCATCCAAACATACTCAAGCAATCCACATGTATAAATAACTTTCACCTTCTCATTTGCAACAAACTGACCCATCCAAACTTAACTTTAAAAGTAAAAGTTTCCACCAAAATGTATAAAATTCACCTCGTTTTCTTCTttacaaatttcaaaaaaaagttgcaattacCAACTCAACACACCGTGCTAATAAAGCACGGACATCTTgaacatgacaccgacactaatATAGCGACACaagtaaaaatttgaaaaataaataaattaaacataatcacaaatGTCAGTGATAGTGTCTGAAACCGACACGGACATAAACACACTTTTTTTCCGGAGGTTTCAATACTACATAGCTTATACCAGCAATTACAGCCTCAAACATAGAAATCAAACACCTTATTTCCACTAAATGACAAACCAATTCCAATACAATCCTTAGTGTGTATTCACTTATATAGTGATAAAAACTAATTCTGAATAAATTAATTTTGGTTAAAAGTGAATACATAAAGCAATTTTTGTTTGTACATATTAATTTAAATGCGAgtgaaacaaaaaatataaaaaattacaaaatctccAAATTTCAACTTCAAAGTTCAAATCATAATAACTTTCAAAGCCAAAACTATTCCAACTCCACAACACAAATTTTTCTTTCACCAAAAGtttacaataataaaaaaaaatcaagaaaaacttattttaactagttttaaattaattttttattcacaTTTTTTTCCAAAACTAGTAACAAATAGATAAACAACTTGTAAAGATAAATGTATCCATTTTAAGTATTTCATCATCTAAATCAGTAACAACAATCATGCCCTAATTTCAATTCCTCCAAAACAGAACTACAACACACACAAAATCAATCACAAACTCAACACCAAGTCACAATGGAAACCACTACGCAACCGTAACAGCGAAACCAGCTAGAATCGCAAATCGTAAATCGTAAAGAACTATAAAACCACAAACAAACCTTACGAATTTCAATCATTACGAAAACAGAGTTAATACAGTTATACAAAAATACATACCTTGTTGGAGGGGTTATTGCGATGGGAAGTGATCAAACCGAGGCTTTCTGGTTTCGGATACTGTCCGAAGCGAGAACGGAACTCCGGAAGAGTGAGAGTGAGGTCAGATTCGGAAACGTTGTAGCCTCTGTCACGGAGCATTTCCATTAAGGTTCTTCTGCATTCGAAGTAGCGGATGCTTTCGATGGTTCCTTCGTGGCGGAGACGAACCATACACTCGCTCGCCATTTTTGGGGGAAATGTTGCAGAGTTTTTTTTGGTAGTGAATGGAACAGAGAAATGGAGAAGGTGGAACGACGGTAGAAGACGTGTGTGAGAAGCGTGCTACGAGCATATATAGTAATAGTAGTACTACCCTTTCCGTTACGATCTTTTTGTCGTTTTCAtgaatattttgaataaaataaaaattaattaatactaGTGTTTATTTGGACATAAATATTAAATACCAAGTGATAATTGTCTtggttatattttcttttaatggtTCATAATATTTTTTGTCAAGCTATTTTAAATACTTCATACTTCTGTCTTAATTTTGTCCTTActtaattttgtgaaaaaaatttagtACTTCTTACTTTAAAAAACGATTTTTTTCTGCAATAATAAGGTATTGAAAAAAAATACGTCAATAACCATGTTTCagaaaaaattatacaaataactaGATTTTAAAAACGACCCAAACGTGCACGTCATCTCAGATAGCGCATGCATGTAAAAATTAGGAGTAGGCACCAGTTCAGTTGGCGTATACATGACGTGGCgtcattccatttggcgcatgcaTGTAAAAATTAGGAGTAGGCACCAGTTCAGTTGGCGTATACATGACGTGGCGTCATTCAATTTGGCGCATGCATGTAAAAATTAGGACCATGCGCCAAATGAACTAGCACATGAGTTTATCTGGGTTTTCTATAAATAAGTCCCATATCCTCCACCATTCTTCACACACCTACTCTCTTCTTACTATCTTCTTTCAAATTTTTTCTTCTTGACATCTGAAATGATTTTCAAAAGGGATGGCCACGTTATTTTTTCAGCTGTGAAACCCCCAATTAAAATGAACTTTTGGAACATCCATTTGATGGACCATCTTAAGAGGTACTTGATGGGTTGGTTAGACGAGGATATCCAAGGTGGCGAAGTCATTAGAAGAAGGTCAAAAATGACACCCGCAGTGATGCATGGAGATGATGAAATTTTTTTGAcaattgtaatttcttagatgtgaTGATGTTGAGTTAGGCATTTTAATTTCATGTTAAGAAGATTTTGATTTGTTGTAACCAAGATGATTAATGAAAACAAATTTGTCCAGATCTAAAAATACATCACATGGTGTGCGTCATTTTTATGTTGTTGAGTTCGTGGGACAATTTTTTCAGTTGTGTCTGACTTGACGACAAACACTACACTTTCTCTCTAGCTTGTCAGTCACATCCATTTCAGTTGTAATACGCTTGCTTTTGGGACAACCCTTTTGATTCCTTCGCATTTAGTCGTTGTGCCAAACAAATTCCCCTTCATACACAAGTCAATAATCCGCTTTCGCTACCACTAAAAAACCGTTGTTGTATAAACTGAGCAAAGTTTTGGCCTTGTAAGCGGGAGATAGAAGTGATAATGCATCTTGATGAGCATACGCACATGTCGCAATGACATAAGATCATGGCATGtgaaaggcttgaaactttccacaatCTCACCAATGAGATGTCAGTAGACATGAGTAGAAGAGGGTCGTGCCAGCCATTAGCAGGATTGTTATATGCACTCTCAATAGAAGCATGTTTGTCGGAAATTACACAGAGACCAGATTGCAGAGCGACATGTGTTCTGAGATTcttgagaaagaaactccaacctcCACCAGTCTCTCATTCCACTAGAGCGAACGCAATTGGGAAAATGTTGTTGTTGCCATCTTGTGCCACTGCCATCATTAGTGTACCTTTATATTTAgatcggaaagaacccatcctattgcttccttGTTAGATTTCAACACATGAATTGACTTCTCTTCCTCCTTGTTTGACGATGAACCACTAATTATTACCGGCTTCTTtccaccttcttcaagaaaagCATATTTCAAGTGGGATGGTAACATCTTAAATTCTAACTTTGCTTCATCCACCTTTGGCTCATTTTTCAACTCTTCCATCTTTGCCtcaaaaggacttatctcttcGGATACATCAAGATCCCGCAAacattcttcaatctctttttcttcatcttcattaagAACATCAAGAGCTTTCGTCAATGTTTTCTCAAGAGGGTTGAACAAATGAATTTGACTTTCCACTTGCATAATAACTTCCTCTGTtgcatcaattctaaaacaatcaccgTTATCACTTGGATGTTTCAtagcttcaaagagatcaaagcACACTTTTTCATCTTGGAATCTCACCTTCATTAAACCATCGTCAATATCAATCATCATCCTtgtcgtcttcataaaaggccgtGCAAGAATCAATGGTGTATCAATGTCTTCCTCCATATCAATCACAACAAAATCAATGGGAAATAATAATTTATCAACCTTCACAAGTAGATCTTCCGCAACCCCATAAGGACGAGTTGTGGACTTATCAGCTAGTTGTAATGTCATTCTCGTTGCCTTTAAGTCAAGAATGCCTAACCTTTTCACCATGGACAATGGAATAAGATTGGTACTCGAACCCAAATCAACTAAACCTCTTCCCATATGAATATCACCAATGGTAACCGGCAAAGTGACTCTTCCGGGATCGCTCTCTTTTCTTGGCAAGGTACTTTGGATAATTGCACTACACTTCGCATCAAGGATGACAGTTTCGGGCTCGGTGTACTTCTTCTTCTTTGTAAGAATATCTTTCATGAACTTTGCATACTccggcatttgctctaaagcttcCGAAAAAGGAATGCTGATTTGCAATTGTCGAAATATATCCATGAATCGAGCGTAGAGTCTTTCATTATCCTTTCTTGTAGGAGTATGAGGATATGGAAAATTACGCACCGGTGGACTTAcacctttcttcttctcttcttggatttttttttcttcttctctttatttttttctttttctaactcttctttttcaattttatccttttcaactaaaacttcgtcattttaattttttttctacctCACTCTCTTTTTTAATCCTCTCCTCCTCATCATCAACCCCTTTTCAACCTCACTCTTAACTACTCTCCCACTCCTTGTTACAACAACTTTACAATGCTCCATAGAAGTCGATTGAGTATTCGCTGAAAATGATGGTCCGGTTTGCTTTTCCTCCAATTGCTTAGCTAATTTCCCCACTTGTGTCTCAAGATTCTTAATCGCCGCTTCATTGCTCTTTTGGTTTGCCATTGGCTTGCATAAATTGATTCAATGTTTCTTCCAACTTTGAAGGCTTATCTTGAGGAGGTGGTTGTTGATAAGGATTTTGCCTATTGAAATTCTTCGGTCTCCACCCTTGGTCATATGGTTGTGCATTTTTCCTTTGTTGATACCCCCTTGGTTTTGATAAAGAGCTTGCCACTGTTGGTAGCCTCCTTGATTCTGGTTACCCATGTAATTTGCCTCCGCATTGATTGGTGGACAATAACCAGTGGGTGTTCTCCACTACACAACTCACATTGAgtaacttgtttgttcttgttggGAAGTTCTTGTAACTCTTTGAGTTGTTGAGGAAGCATTGCCATTTGCTTAGTAAGCTCttccacttgttgagaaagaagcttaTTTTGAGCAAGAATCGCATCGTTGGTACCAAGCTCAATAATGTCCGGCTTTCTTTGTGGAACCCCCCGGTTATGTTGAACCTGATGATCATTTCTGGTCATTTTCtcaattatttcaatttcttcctctGTTGTCTTCGccatcaaggaacctccagctgtAGCATCTAACAAAAGCTTGggttgtggttgtaagccattacgaaaaataTGAATCTGAGTGAGTTCATCAAAACCATGATTAGGACActttctcaacattgacttatacctttcccatgcttcattgagagattcattgacACCCTGGGAGAACACTGAAATAGTTGTCTTTGCCTAGAGCAACCTTGATTGAGGAAAAAACCTGTCAAGAaacttttcttccaactcattccaatttgtcatagTTTGAGTGGGTTGGTCAAGATATCAATCCTTAGTTTTGCCAATCAACGAATGAGGGAACAATCTCTTAAACAcctgctcttcctctctttcaggaGCTCCGACCGCACCAGCAATCTCATAGAACTTCGATAAGTGAGTGTATGTATCCTCATGATCAAGGCCTGAAAAAGGACTAGCATATAACAACTGAAGAATGTCAGTCTTCATCTCCGAGTTTCTCGCATTGTTGTCATTTATTGCAAATTGAGTTGCTCTCCTCGGACTATTTACATACGGTGGTCTCGGATTTggttgtggtggtggtggtgggggTGGATCACCTAATCTCGCCATCTCTTCTTCAATAATTTGCGAAGTTGATGAAGTAGTTGCTTCTTGTCCTAACCTTCGTTCTTTGGCTAATTTCCTTCTTCTCCTTGTTTTGCTGTTCATTCTACGCGCAGTCCTTTCAATctctggatcaaaaagaagttggtcTGCAGATATACTTTCTCGCATAAACAAAAGTTGAAACACTAACCAAACAAGTGAGCCAAGACTAGGTAATAAttgttaaatttaataataataataataataataataataataataattatacacaaaacacaaaaactattgcaatgcgtgtaATATCTAAACGCTAATCCtcgacaacggcgccattttgttaaaAGGGTAAGTATTTCCTTTATCGTTTCCTCAGGGATTGAAGCGATACTACCGTCGTTCTacagtttagtgtattttgagttaaggttgAGTAACAGTTTGGTAACATTAGATGTAAAGAGCATGAAAagtaaataaagacaataaaatagggtttgaaaACGATTTGAGAAAACTGTGCCAAGATTAtcgttcattagtttgcttcacaTGTACTCTAATAATCATGTATATGaacctattaatgattaatacaaccacgtatcctctcgatatcGTTTATCTCGAAAGCAATATGGtgaatattatcatattaatcgtcagatgatctctcatgccgacaatcaacatgataatctttgaaactcgatacaagtgattatcaactcagaaatctatctctagagtttgtttattgatagatgaatatcttttaggtcaagatttgaaacatatctctcaatagtgatccaaaacaacatATAGAACATGAAtaacaaagatattcaccatatattaatcattaaccaagttcatacacaaaagattaaaagaaatacatatttacaaactaactacctctaatcttgacacaagaagATGTTTAGCTCTTCATAgtcatggaagcttcaacaactaGCAACAAAACAAGATTTGGTAGCATCAAACTCAAAGAAAGATGGAGAAAGAtgctttgaaatcttgaaaatacACTTGAAATGGTTTTTCTCCTCTCTTCTCCTTTTCCCTAACTTGTGGTAGAAAAGTGTGTTATGAAAAGTTGGTGAAAAACCCTCAAAAATATCATCTTAAGTGCCTAAAAACATGTGGCTTAAAAGTAGGTCCGCTTAGTGGGATGGCTTCGCTAAGCGGATCCAAAATGAAGATTCACCTCTGCCATGCCCCGCTTAAAGCGAGTTGATGAAACTTTGGAGCATAAGCGTGCTTGTGGTCCTCTTAGCGAACCTTCTGATACAAATCTTCTTCTTTTAGTCTCCAAACCTCCTTCCAAGCTCATTCCATCAAAGCCTTTCATTCCAAGCTTGCCAAAATAATCAATACCTATATAAAGGGTAAAGAAGAGTCATAAAACTTAACTTATGTACAATCTAAAcaaaaagttatttatttacagaaTGTTACACTAAAAGGAATCAAAACTTGGTGAAAGAgttaagaaataccacaaaatcTATGAACAAAATATGTACAAATAGGATTCTGACACCTACCAAATCTTGGAGCAAGGTGATTCCCAAGAAAAGGAAGGCTCAAGCTATTGTTGACTCTGACTctgatgttgatgttgatgttgatgttcaAGACATTCCACTAAGGAAGAAGCCAACAACTAGCAAGCTTGCTGCTAGTGTTCCTGAGGTATCCATTGATAATATCTCTTTTCATTATCCTTCAGGTGTCAACAGGTGGAAATATGTCTACCAAAAGAGACTGGCCCTTGAGAGAGAATTAGCTCAGAATGTCCTTGAGAATAAAGAAACCATGGACCTGATTCATGAAGCTGGACTAATGAAAACTGTTGTTCATTTACCTAAGTGCTATGAAATGTTGGTAAAAGATTTCCTTGTGAATCTATCAGAAGACTGTACTGATAGAAATTAAAGGATTTTATGAAAGTGTATGTGAGAGGAAAATGTGTTATCTTCtcctcaactgttatcaacaattTTCTTGGAAGATCTGATGAAGCACAACCTGAGCTGGAAGTGTCTGACAACAAAATATGTGAGGTTATCACTGCTAAGCAGGTGAAAGGTTGGACTTTAAAAGGAAAGTTGTCTGCTAGTAAGCTTAGCATGAAGTATGTCATGTTGCATAAGATTGGTGCTGCAAATTGGGTGCCTACCAATCATAAATCTACCATTGCTACTGTCCTAGGAAGATTTATCTATGTCGTAGGTACAAAAGCCAAGTCTGATTATGGTACTTACATATTTGAGCAGACTATGAAGCATGCTGAAAGCTTCAGTATAAAAGGTCTTATAGCTTTTCCATCCCTCATATGTGGCATTATCTTGAATCAATACCCAAGCATTTTGGTTGAAACTG
Encoded proteins:
- the LOC131659743 gene encoding uncharacterized protein LOC131659743, with amino-acid sequence MDIFRQLQISIPFSEALEQMPEYAKFMKDILTKKKKYTEPETVILDAKCSAIIQSTLPRKESDPGRVTLPVTIGDIHMGRGLVDLGSSTNLIPLSMVKRLGILDLKATRMTLQLADKSTTRPYGVAEDLLVKVDKLLFPIDFVVIDMEEDIDTPLILARPFMKTTRMMIDIDDGLMKVRFQDEKVCFDLFEAMKHPSDNGDCFRIDATEEVIMQVESQIHLFNPLEKTLTKALDVLNEDEEKEIEECLRDLDVSEEISPFEAKMEELKNEPKVDEAKLEFKMLPSHLKYAFLEEGGKKPVIISGSSSNKEEEKSIHVLKSNKEAIGWVLSDLNIKVH
- the LOC131657142 gene encoding DNA-directed RNA polymerase V subunit 5C-like is translated as MASECMVRLRHEGTIESIRYFECRRTLMEMLRDRGYNVSESDLTLTLPEFRSRFGQYPKPESLGLITSHRNNPSNKVQVMFRGNEDIKKKTLMEIYSQIVDRENLSRLILIVQSKMTPYARKDLETCQCKVEIIKLADLVVNVTKHVLQPKYEILTADEKQELLRKHKVEANQLPLMLRTDAIASYYGLEKGQVVKITHSGEMFNSLVTYRCVV
- the LOC131659744 gene encoding uncharacterized protein LOC131659744, with the protein product MKVYVRGKCVIFSSTVINNFLGRSDEAQPELEVSDNKICEVITAKQVKGWTLKGKLSASKLSMKYVMLHKIGAANWVPTNHKSTIATVLGRFIYVVGTKAKSDYGTYIFEQTMKHAESFSIKGLIAFPSLICGIILNQYPSILVETDSIFKRESALSFHYKLFQGTHAPDVVMTSAGTSKGSSTIGKAAVIAMLGETCKELESKKQTLEKLISSLEMEEGVEFTENEAGSEADEEEDASPGDDTGEEDDVGSSSSESDD